A window of the Catenulispora sp. GP43 genome harbors these coding sequences:
- a CDS encoding GatB/YqeY domain-containing protein → MTALKETLRTDLTAAMKGRDELVTATLRMALTAIGTEEVAGKAARELSDAEVVQVLTREAKKRREAAEAFENGGRPEQAAREKAEGEVLARYLPAQLSDEELAALVAQAIAETGAEGPKGMGLVMKALNPKIAGRAEGGRVAAAVKSALA, encoded by the coding sequence ATGACCGCGCTCAAGGAAACGCTCCGCACCGACCTCACCGCCGCCATGAAGGGCCGCGACGAGTTGGTGACCGCCACCCTGCGGATGGCGCTGACCGCCATCGGCACCGAGGAGGTGGCCGGCAAGGCGGCGCGCGAACTGTCCGACGCCGAGGTCGTCCAGGTGCTCACGCGGGAGGCGAAGAAGCGCCGCGAGGCCGCCGAGGCGTTCGAGAACGGCGGCCGCCCCGAGCAGGCCGCGCGGGAGAAGGCCGAGGGCGAGGTCCTGGCCCGCTACCTGCCCGCGCAGCTCAGCGACGAGGAGCTGGCCGCGCTGGTCGCCCAGGCCATCGCCGAGACCGGGGCCGAGGGCCCCAAGGGCATGGGCCTGGTGATGAAGGCGCTGAACCCGAAGATCGCCGGACGCGCCGAGGGCGGCCGGGTCGCCGCCGCGGTGAAGTCCGCGCTGGCGTAA
- a CDS encoding metallophosphoesterase, whose protein sequence is MRKLVTVPLSLVGAAAAGLAYAHKVEPNLFRLRRYEVPVLPRGVRPFRILQVSDIHMIPEQYRKVRWLRSLAALEPDFVVNTGDNLSHPEGIGSVLDALEPLMELPGAFVMGSNDYLAAKPLNPTKYLRGGDPSERTRGKGPTNDWQKLRDGFGKAGWLDLTNRSDRLTLPGAAGPVVGLVGVDDPHIRRDDYATAAADLAAAEEGTATGTRGASRGASGTHSATRALPGTDLTIGVVHAPYRRVLDAMSADGLPLILAGHTHGGQLRVPLYGALVTNCDLDRRRASGLSAYGDSHLHVSAGCGTSRFAQVRFCCPPEATLLTLTPRS, encoded by the coding sequence ATGCGGAAGCTCGTGACGGTCCCCCTGTCCCTCGTCGGCGCGGCGGCAGCCGGGCTCGCCTATGCGCACAAGGTCGAGCCCAACCTGTTCCGGCTGCGCCGCTACGAGGTCCCGGTGCTCCCGCGCGGGGTGCGGCCGTTCCGGATCCTGCAGGTGTCGGACATCCACATGATCCCGGAGCAGTACCGCAAGGTCCGCTGGCTGCGCTCGCTGGCCGCCCTGGAGCCGGACTTCGTGGTCAACACCGGCGACAACCTGTCGCACCCGGAGGGCATCGGCTCGGTGCTGGACGCCCTGGAGCCGCTGATGGAGCTGCCCGGCGCCTTCGTCATGGGCTCCAACGACTACCTGGCGGCCAAGCCCCTGAACCCGACGAAGTACCTGCGCGGCGGCGACCCGAGCGAGCGCACCCGCGGCAAGGGCCCGACGAACGACTGGCAGAAGCTGCGCGACGGCTTCGGCAAGGCCGGCTGGCTGGACCTGACCAACCGCAGCGACCGCCTCACCCTGCCCGGCGCGGCCGGCCCCGTGGTCGGCCTGGTGGGCGTCGACGACCCGCACATCCGCCGCGACGACTACGCCACCGCCGCCGCGGACCTGGCCGCCGCCGAGGAGGGCACCGCCACCGGCACCCGCGGTGCCTCTCGCGGCGCCTCCGGTACCCACAGCGCCACCCGCGCCCTGCCGGGCACCGACCTGACCATCGGCGTCGTCCACGCCCCCTACCGCCGCGTCCTGGACGCCATGTCCGCCGACGGCCTCCCGCTGATCCTGGCCGGCCACACCCACGGCGGCCAGCTCCGCGTCCCCCTCTACGGCGCCCTGGTGACCAACTGCGACCTCGACCGCCGCCGCGCCTCCGGCCTGTCCGCCTACGGCGACTCGCACCTGCACGTCTCAGCCGGCTGCGGCACCTCGCGGTTCGCCCAGGTGCGCTTCTGCTGCCCCCCGGAGGCCACCCTGCTGACCCTCACGCCCCGATCGTGA
- a CDS encoding NDP-sugar synthase, producing the protein MTALVRRDAAAPPMVLLCGGQNSRLQALSGTIYKPFLPLQNATLVARHITRAVLAGVRDVTVVVDHMDPLVAAHVEGIAADLCDTVCVRLLYCTGEPADKLRLYRKSTGLVPSSPVLAVLGDSYAWYDPFALVKAASPPFDSALAVASYRIPFGVVTVTDGVIVRFQEKPDSGHLINAGQMALGPAAFASLDEGQDLASVLVGLADRRLLTAVTVGSALTTVDTLSDIASAAASPHLKASP; encoded by the coding sequence TTGACCGCGCTCGTGCGCCGCGACGCGGCCGCCCCGCCCATGGTCCTGCTGTGCGGGGGCCAGAACAGTCGTCTCCAAGCGCTCAGCGGCACCATCTACAAACCGTTCCTGCCGCTGCAGAACGCCACGCTCGTCGCGAGGCACATCACCCGCGCCGTCCTGGCCGGCGTCCGGGACGTCACAGTCGTCGTCGACCACATGGACCCCCTGGTCGCCGCGCACGTCGAGGGGATCGCCGCCGACCTGTGCGACACGGTCTGCGTCAGGCTCCTGTACTGCACCGGCGAGCCGGCGGACAAGCTGCGCCTCTACCGGAAGAGCACCGGGCTCGTGCCCAGCTCCCCGGTCCTGGCGGTCCTCGGCGACAGCTACGCCTGGTACGACCCGTTCGCGCTGGTGAAGGCGGCATCCCCGCCGTTCGACTCGGCCCTCGCGGTGGCGAGCTACCGCATCCCGTTCGGAGTCGTGACCGTCACCGACGGCGTGATCGTCCGCTTCCAGGAGAAGCCGGACAGCGGCCACCTGATCAATGCCGGCCAGATGGCGCTGGGGCCCGCGGCCTTCGCCTCTCTCGACGAAGGCCAGGACCTGGCCAGCGTGCTCGTCGGCCTCGCCGACCGCCGGCTGCTGACCGCGGTCACCGTCGGATCGGCACTGACCACTGTCGACACTCTCAGCGACATCGCTTCGGCGGCGGCATCGCCGCATCTGAAAGCGTCGCCCTGA
- a CDS encoding HD family hydrolase, producing the protein MADVVGGHQRSIPAKADEASMRMIMLLDRLKDVRRESPVAASGRRERTAEHSWHVATSVYVLQHLAAEPLDVERAVTLALFHDIPEIFVGDTFVYGSAVKTRQDREQSAMREFSRTPPVDIACGIMDLWEEYEYLRSAEARFVMAVDVILPVVLNHANLEHSSWARHHVAAAQVLSRIERVEHFSPPLAAHARALVDSAISSGFLSTAAAESADGNVP; encoded by the coding sequence GTGGCGGATGTGGTTGGTGGTCACCAGAGATCGATTCCCGCGAAGGCCGATGAGGCGTCGATGCGCATGATTATGCTCTTGGATCGATTGAAGGACGTGCGCCGCGAAAGCCCGGTCGCGGCGAGCGGCCGTCGGGAACGGACCGCCGAGCATTCCTGGCACGTCGCAACCTCGGTCTACGTTCTCCAGCATCTCGCCGCCGAACCGCTCGACGTGGAGCGAGCGGTGACCCTGGCCCTGTTCCACGATATTCCGGAGATCTTTGTCGGCGACACGTTCGTCTATGGATCAGCCGTGAAGACCCGCCAGGACCGGGAACAGTCCGCGATGCGGGAATTTTCTCGGACGCCGCCGGTGGATATCGCCTGCGGGATCATGGATCTGTGGGAAGAATACGAATATCTGCGATCGGCCGAGGCCCGCTTCGTCATGGCCGTCGACGTCATCCTTCCCGTCGTACTCAACCATGCGAACCTTGAGCATTCCTCGTGGGCCCGACATCATGTGGCGGCAGCTCAAGTCCTCAGCCGCATCGAACGCGTCGAGCATTTCTCGCCGCCCCTGGCCGCGCATGCGCGTGCCTTGGTGGATTCGGCGATCTCATCAGGATTTCTCTCGACGGCCGCAGCGGAGTCCGCCGACGGGAACGTCCCGTGA